The following is a genomic window from Trachemys scripta elegans isolate TJP31775 chromosome 16, CAS_Tse_1.0, whole genome shotgun sequence.
NNNNNNNNNNNNNNNNNNNNNNNNNNNNNNNNNNNNNNNNNNNNNNNNNNNNNNNNNNNNNNNNNNNNNNNNNNNNNNNNNNNNNNNNNNNNNNNNNNNNNNNNNNNNNNNNNNNNNNNNNNNNNNNNNNNNNNNNNNNNNNNNNNNNNNNNNNNNNNNNNNNNNNNNNNNNNNNNNNNNNNNNNNNNNNNNNNNNNNNNNNNNNNNNNNNNNNNNNNNNNNNNNNNNNNNNNNNNNNNNNNNNNNNNNNNNNNNNNNNNNNNNNNNNNNNNNNNNNNNNNNNNNNNNNNNNNNNNNNNNNNNNNNNNNNNNNNNNNNNNNNNNNNNNNNNNNNNNNNNNNNNNNNNNNNNNNNNNNNNNNNNNNNNNNNNNNNNNNNNNNNNNNNNNNNNNNNNNNNNNNNNNNNNNNNNNNNNNNNNNNNNNNNNNNNNNNNNNNNNNNNNNNNNNNNNNNNNNNNNNNNNNNNNNNNNNNNNNNNNNNNNNNNNNNNNNNNNNNNNNNNNNNNNNNNNNNNNNNNNNNNNNNNNNNNNNNNNNNNNNNNNNNNNNNNNNNNNNNNNNNNNNNNNNNNNNNNNNNNNNNNNNNNNNNNNNNNNNNNNNNNNNNNNNNNNNNNNNNNNNNNNNNNNNNNNNNNNNNNNNNNNNNNNNNNNNNNNNNNNNNNNNNNNNNNNNNNNNNNNNNNNNNNNNNNNNNNNNNNNNNNNNNNNNNNNNNNNNNNNNNNNNNNNNNNNNNNNNNNNNNNNNNNNNNNNNNNNNNNNNNNNNNNNNNNNNNNNNNNNNNNNNNNNNNNNNNNNNNNNNNNNNNNNNNNNNNNNNNNNNNNNNNNNNNNNNNNNNNNNNNNNNNNNNNNNNNNNNNNNNNNNNNNNNNNNNNNNNNNNNNNNNNNNNNNNNNNNNNNNNNNNNNNNNNNNNNNNNNNNNNNNNNNNNNNNNNNNNNNNNNNNNNNNNNNNNNNNNNNNNNNNNNNNNNNNNNNNNNNNNNNNNNNNNNNNNNNNNNNNNNNNNNNNNNNNNNNNNNNNNNNNNNNNNNNNNNNNNNNNNNNNNNNNNNNNNNNNNNNNNNNNNNNNNNNNNNNNNNNNNNNNNNNNNNNNNNNNNNNNNNNNNNNNNNNAACCAGCAGCGGGGGCACAGTAGCCCAGTTTCTCTACTCAGTCCAGACTCTACTGTGCTCCCTGCCTTGTGTCTGTAAGAATGGCTGTTCTCACCCTCTTGGGGTAACTAGAAGTTAGTGGAGTTCAGTTGGGAGTTGGGCTGCTTCTCTGATGCAACATCTGCTTCTGTTCCATGAACCATCTCTCCTTGGGGGTGTGGGAATCCATCCTCCAGTTTAACCACAGTATCTTTTTGGAATGAGAAGGGTGGAAGTGGGATCACCCTGGAAGTTGCAGGGTGACCTTTACTTTCTTATGCCTCATCTCCTGGTAAAGCCCTGAACCTCTCACTGCTTTGGCTTCCCTGAAAGGATTCACGAGCTTGTGCCAAGCATGGTGAATTATAAGATACAGTACTTTGTGTTTGGACACACTTGTGAGCAGGGATTCTTGGGGGATATTCAGGTCACTTGCATCAGGGCCTGAACATTTTGTAGCCCCTTTGTAATTATGTAAGATTTTAGAGATTGCAGGCCCGGGAGTTGTGGTGGCTTTCACGATGGAAGGCAAATCACTAAGTCACCGTGATTCATGAATCAGAGTCCAATGCCCTGGTACGCTCACACAGAAGGGCCTGTGGGAACCACCCATCCTGTGACAGCCAGGAAAGGGCTAAAGGCCTAGGACCAGTCCTGCCCTCAGTCTGTCAGACACTGAGAGTTTATTCTGATGTAATGTTCCTTGCTCTCCCGCTGGTGTAAATTTCTCTGGACCAGGATTTGCGGCTGGTGCACTCTGAATTAAACACAATTGCATCCTCTTTGCAAGTCAAGCGTCGATTTCCTGGCTCCCTCTTAAAACTGTGACTCAGCCTGCGGCACCAGGGGCCCGGCAGCCCTGGCCCAGGCGGGACCAAGCCCTTCACAGGCCCCCTCCCGTAACGGTGGGTCTGAGCTGGCCAGGCActgcctgggcctgggcctgggcctgcagCTGCCCCCGCCCTGCGCAGCTCAGCGCCGGCCGCgctagggtggggggcaggcaggcctCGCTCACTgaaggggaaggaaaacaaaatggcacCTGCTGCCTGACCTCCCCTTCTGTTGGGTGTGTCACCCtggaaactacagctcccagcatgccttgcGGACAAGGCGGTGCCCATATGTCCCAGCAGGCCCAAGGACCCAGAGACATTCCCGTCAGGCAGTGCgagctcaagggctggagaaaCTCCACATCCCAGCATGCAGCGCGGCTACTACTCATGCGCACACGCAGCCGCCGCGCGTGATTATGCCTCACGGCCCTCCGGTGCGGGATTCCCGCCCCGCAACGTGAGCAGCGCTGATGACGTACGTGGCGCGGTAGCCAATAAGCGTCGGCCAGGCAGGGGAGCGGACGCAGCCGAGTCGGTCGCTGAGGCTGGGGTCGCGCGGCCGGAGCCCGGCATGGCCCAGAACGGGGCGAACCCCTTCGGGGAGCCCGACAACCCCTTCCAGGtgcgcggggcggggcggggaccCCCCGGGCCGCCCCTGGTCTGTAGCGGGGGGCGGAGCCGCCAGCTGGGGCGCGGCCCCCGAGCTTTCCTCTGGCTGCACTTCCTGTCCCAATCTACGTCATCGGGCAGCTGTGTCCGCCCTGGGCCGGGCGCGCCCTGCTCCGCAAACCGGCCTGGGGAGGGGGCCGGCTCCCTGCGGCGCCCCGGCTGCCCGAGCAGGGGCTGGTCCCCGCGGCCGGGCGCTCCGTGTTGGCTTGAGCAGTTCTGTCTGTGTCCCGCTTCCCCTTGGCTTGAGTAAACCCGAGCAGGGCCGGCTGCAAGGGGCCGGGGCTCGCTCTAGGTGCGAGGCTGCCCTCCGCGCAGCGAGCGGCATGGTCTGGGGGCGACGTTGTCCGGAGTATGGGGAGTGGGATGGCATCTGTGGGAGCTGGTTGGGTcgctgcagggcctgggggatAGCAGGTGAATGGGAGCACTGGTTGGTCACAGGGCCTGGGGGATAGCAGGTGAATGGGAGCACTGGTTGGTCACAGGGCCTGGGGGATAGCAGGCGAATGGGAGCACTGGTTGGTCACAGGGACTGCAAATGCATCCTCTGTTTCAGGATCCCGCTGTGATGCAGCACAAGCCCAGCACGGAGTATGCCACGCTGGATGTGTACAACCCCTTCGATAACAGGGGGGTAAGGAAGCTTCTGGGCTCCGAGGGCAGTGCATTGGGGAGGCGCCTGCACCGGCCACACGGTTCTAGTCCTCTGCGTTGGTCTGGCTGTCTGAGGAAATGCTCGCTTTCTCCTGGGTTACATCCCAGACACCAGTCTGTGGCCTGTCCCTCTCAGCTGGGGCTTGTTTGGCAACTGGCCAACTCATGTGGGTTTCTTAGGGACAGGGGGCTCCCTGGGCTCTTGTTTTGGTAGGAGGATAGTGTTGGGTTTCTCACACTTACTGTGAGCTGAGTCTTCCTGCCCCCTACAGCCTCTCATGCTGGGCTGGCTCGCTACACGTGCGTGGAGAGGCATCTTGTGTGTGGGTTAACAGCTGATAGAGGGATGGCAGACccggtgccagctcatgccaaggcccctagctCTCAAGTGAACACTGACatgcacagctggaaaccagtctggctcgcCTGTGTGTTAGTTTTGTTAAAATCTTAAGTTTACAAGAATGTGTTTTGCGTTTAGACTTTGTCatacttgtaaattgctgcaggtATTAATCTCACTTAGAACATCTGTACCCCATTTTATGAGGTGGTATTAAGTATTTGCATTCTCatcctctgtaattgtgtaagtCATCGAACAGGAAAAGAGCATTAATGAATGTAAAATGGTGGCTTCCTACAGAAGGTGTTAGGTCCTTTCCCTCCAAGAAGGCCCACTGAAACGTAAAAGAACAAATACTTTAATTGCATTCCACACATGAAGAGAAGACTTGCATGGGAACTCATCCCATCACCTTGAACTCTTGGGGGAAGCACATAAAGATCCCTAACAAGAAACTCTTTCATTATGCTGCTTGGACATTGGGCAAGGAATCCCCAGCTACTTAGCCTGGGTTGACCCTAAAAAACACACTGCCTGCATATTACAGAAGCTTCTACCACCTCTTAGAACCTAAGACCCTAACTCATTTGGGggtgtgtttacctgctttaaccttgtaaataactctcatttctattaactaataaatctttagttaattataggactggctacaagtgTCTTTAGCGTGAGATCTGAAGTACAGTTGagctgggataagtgactggtccttcagggctgggagtaacctgaatattgttgtgatttttggtgtaagggaccatctgtcaaaggcaggcttgcctaggtggcaagatagagGGAGCAGAGTGctcaaagggactgtctgtgactccatggtcaggctgttacagtgcctgaGGAGTTGACACTTGGGTGGTGAAATCTAAGTGTAGAACTGAcacccagtttggggtttgtgccctgcttcttaacaatCTGCCATGAGGTTGGTGCTCATGCGCCACTCCAGGAAGCCTGACACCAACTCTGGGCACTTGAATGTCAGCAGCTCCCATCCTACACACTCCGGGCCTGTACCGtctcttcccctgctccctgcctgttgCCTCCTAGATATAAGCAGAAGACTGTGAGCAGTGTCCATGTCTAATTATTCTTTTATGTCTCCAATAGCCACCCCCTCCCtaccagccccagccaggggctcagCCGACTCCACCAGTCACCAAAGTGCCCCAGCCGCCGGCCTCTGCCATGCAGCCCCCCAAGAAGCCAAGCCCCCCAGAGTCCAAAAACTACGGCTCCTATGGAACTCAGGTGATTGGTGCAGGGCAGGGAAGCCAGCATGCTGGCAGTAGGGTTGGTTGACTCCTGTGCTCTCAGCTGGGGCTGGTGGAATTGAGTCAGtttggagaggggttgggagCAGCTGGTTTCTGCGGCCTGTGAGCTGAGTtgtcccctcttctctctctgttaGGAGTCgacagcagcagccgccgcagcTGAGCTGCTGAAGCGGCAGGAGGAGCTGAACCGGAAGGCGGAGGAGCTGGACAGGCGGGAGCGGGAGCTGCAGAACGCAGCTTTGGGCAATGCTGCAAGTAAGTGCTAGAGCCACTCCCAGGATGGGGTAAGGTCAGCAGCCCAGACTCCCTGGTCCAGTGCAGCTGGGAAATGACCCACCCGTGCAAGGGGAACGTAGCCgtagccttcccctccccctgggaGCTGCTGTGTGGTCCCGCTCTGGCCTCATGCTTTCTGTTTTGCTTGACAGTCAGACAAAACAACTGGCCTCCGCTGCCCTCCTTCTGCCCCATGAAGCCCTGCTTCTACCAGGACATCCCCGTGGAGATCCCCACGGAGTTCCAGAAAACAGTCTCCTCCATGTACTACCTCTGGATGGGTGAGCATCTGGATAAGGGCACCAGGGTGCAGATCCCCAAGTatgtgggggcagaggaggaggtttGGAGGGGGGTGAATATCCCTGTATGTTGTTGGGGGAGGCACAGAGTTTGCAATGTTCAGCAGGACAGGGCCTGGGACTGAATACCCTGCATATGGGAGAGGTGCACTCCCACACCCCCTCAAGAGCagcaggaatcctgactcccagtgctggGACCAAAGGGGGTGGATCTTGCTGTTGTGGGCGGGGGTGACACATGGAGGGTTAGGGCTCTGCTGCCCCAGGGGTTTCCTAACCTGCTGTTTCTCTTAGCCAGCACCGTGACTCTCTTCCTGAACTTCTTGGCCTCCCTGGCCTGGTTCTGCGTGGATCCCACAGCTGGTTCGGGCTTTGGCCTCTCTATCCTCTGGGTTCTCCTCTTCACACCCTGCTCCTTCCTGTGTTGGTACAGGCCAATGTACAAAGCCTTCCGGTGCGTCCCTGCTGGGAGTTCTGGGGCTGGCAAATCAATAGAGCCTCTGATTCTTGGGCAGCTCCATTCGTTTACCAGGGTACCGCAGAGGTCCTGTAGCTGCAGTGGGTCTGCCTGGCTGTCAGCATTGGTGACACCAGATCTTCCGTGGCTTCTGGGCTGTAGACCCTGCAGCTAAACTCCTATGGGAGAAAGGGAGAATGATCTGAGTTTACCAGATCTCCATGCTCCCCTAGTAACACTggtccctgccctggaggaggTGACTCAAGTGGCCCTGTATCATGTCTGCCTTGGGGAATTGGGgaggagcctcccccccccccgcgcccaaTTCCCCCAGTGAGTCAAGTGCCCAAGTTGTGGGTGACTGAATTGTGTGCTTCCTGGGGGGTAAAGCAACaggcctggctgtgcctcctgggcctggctgtgcctcctggGCCTGGCTGTTGCTTCTCGGGCCTGGCcctgctggaggggggaggggagggagattcTCCCTTGGTAGCAGGGATGCTCTaacccagcctctctctctccccctctcaggAGCGACAGCTCGTTCAACTTCTTTCTGTTCTTTTTCATCTTCTTCGTCCAGGACATTCTGTATGTGCTGCAGGCCATCGGCATCCCAGGCTCGGGATTCAGGTagaggccggggccgggcccTTGGGGTTGCCCGGTGCTAGGCTCAGGGGACTGGCTCTCCTTTCTCTGGCCTGGCCCTGTGTTGCTTATGCAGAGGCCCAGCTGTGCCGGCTGGCCCGTCCCAGCAGGAGTGGGTGTTGGGCAAGGTTGCTGGGTGCTCCTGTCgtgatggggagggggctgggagtctgTGCATGTGGgcagccctctctctctcattacaGTGGCTGGATAGCAAGTCTAACGGTGCTGAGGAAAAACCAGGCTGCTGCTGTGATCATGATCCTGGTGGCCGTGTTCTTCACGGTGGTGGCCGTGCTGGGGATCATCATGCTGAAGAGGGTGAGTACCGAGTGGGGCCTCGGCCAATGCTTTCCTGTCCCTGCAGTGCAGAGAGCTGGCTTCAAGCACATGCTGGAGCCCTCTGGGCTCTGCAGGGCCCTGCTGAGCCTGCCCTGGTTCTGGGGTATCGCACTCTAGCTAGGGTGCCCCTTCTCCTCCGCTGTGTGGCCTGCTCAGAGTGCGTAGTAGTGCTGGAGTCCCAGTTTGGGTGCTGGGCCAAAGTACAGCACCCCTTAACCCTGGGCTTCTCTTCTAGATCCACTCCTTGTACCGCCGGACGGGTGCCAGCTTCCAGAAGGCACAGGAGGAGTTTGCCGCAGGCGTCTTCTCAAACCAGGCGGTGCGCACGGCAGCCGCCAATGCCGCGACGGGGGCAGCGAGCAGTGCCTTCCGGGCGCAGTAGGGGCAGGCCACGCCCCGGACCCATCACTCTCACAGGggctatttttaaagaaaaggaaaccaaGTTGCACTTTCATTGGGTCCCTTTGTGTCTGCCTCGGCCAATCAGAGGCTGCCTCATCCCAGCTTGGAAGCAGGGATGCCCAAATACTCTGCTGGTCTAACCACCTCCCTCACGGATGGGGGCTGCTCGTGTTTGTGCCACCCCTGTGGACAGAGGCTGTGGGGGAAGATGGGGTTTCCCTTGCGCTCAGGAAGGGGCTCTTTCCCATTTCCGTTCCCTCGGTGTCCAACACCAGCTGCTTGGGTGGGGTGGGAATTGTGCATGTTGCATTTCTTGGCCACAGCTGCACTGTTGGCCTGAGATccccagaccctcccaccccatggAATTGCTTCCTGCTTAACCCAGAGAGCCTGTGCCGAGGGAGCTGACTTGTGACCTAACCTCCGCCTCCCCTCTGCCCATTCAGGGGGTAAGGCCATGAGGGTGGAGCTGGCTCTGGGCCAGGCAGAGGTGAGGTTTCTCACTGTCCTGCCTTTGAAGTGGGACCTCGTTATCTGTCAAGGATGCTCTTCCTCCCgtggctgcagctgctgtgccCTCCCCATGGGGtggcttgctggctggctgttgGCCCAGTGTGAGAGTGAGGTGAGAATAGGGAGCAGCTTTGGGGCTGCCACATAGCATGTGCTGTGAAGGGTAACTTTGGTCCCAAGGAAATAACCTGGGCCGAtgtcccctgccctgcagctgcccaCTCAGTGCTGTGGCTACAGCCTTTGGCCAGCACTTCCCTTGGGGCCCTATGGTGAACTCCTTCCTTGCAGGATTAACCAGCGAGAGGCCTGAGCTGCTGCTCCGGGTGCTGGGACTCCTTGTGCCTCTG
Proteins encoded in this region:
- the LOC117888549 gene encoding secretory carrier-associated membrane protein 3 isoform X3; amino-acid sequence: MAQNGANPFGEPDNPFQDPAVMQHKPSTEYATLDVYNPFDNRGPPPPYQPQPGAQPTPPVTKVPQPPASAMQPPKKPSPPESKNYGSYGTQESTAAAAAAELLKRQEELNRKAEELDRRERELQNAALGNAAIRQNNWPPLPSFCPMKPCFYQDIPVEIPTEFQKTVSSMYYLWMASTVTLFLNFLASLAWFCVDPTAGSGFGLSILWVLLFTPCSFLCWYRPMYKAFRSDSSFNFFLFFFIFFVQDILYVLQAIGIPGSGFSGWIASLTVLRKNQAAAVIMILVAVFFTVVAVLGIIMLKRIHSLYRRTGASFQKAQEEFAAGVFSNQAVRTAAANAATGAASSAFRAQ